The genomic DNA GATGTTCCCCATGCTTCACCACCGGCATAACGAAGAACCGGAGTCACAGTTACAACTGCTTTTTTGTTGAACCATTTTGCAGGGAATGTGGCATTAATAGTCACAGGAACTTTGCCTCCGATGGCCTCAAGCGGCTGCGGTTCAGCTTTGATGTACTCTTCAGCTAACGGTTTCAACTTGTTTGAACAAGAAGAAAAAGTCAGAATTGCTGCCAATACGAGGAAAGGCATTAAATACTTTTTGTTCATAATTTGATGTAAGTTTAAAATGTTACTATGTTTATATATTCACTTTCAAATATCCCTTAGCCATCAAAGTGCAAAACTAAAGCATTTTTTTGTTATGAAGAGCAAACAAGAGATAAAATCTTTCCAATTAATACTTATTAATGAATCTTGTCTCCATTTTTTTCAGTCTGATGTCAAAACAGATAGGAAATGAATCCGGTGAATCCTTTCGGATTTTGTCTAACCCTTATTGTCAAATTTTAATCAAAACAGGGCTTTTTGAGTATAAAGTTTGTTATTGTAAACAATTTTCACAATATATATGCCGGCCGGGATCGAACCAATCGGCAAGGTCGTTTGTTGCCCGGTGATGGAATAATTGCGTATAGCCTTTCCTGTGAGCGAAACGAAGGTGAGGGAGGCCCGGCTGACGGGAACTGCAAAGTCGATGTGGATCGTATGCCGGTATCTGTCGACAGACAGGCTGACATCCGTTGCCGCTTCTATGTGCTCGTTGGCCGTTCCGCTTCCTTCGTTCGGATCCATTCCGTTGCAACTGCGAGCTGTTACTCCGATAGGATCGAGCCAGTATTTGAGCTGCTTGCTACTATCGGCCGGTTCGGACCAGCTTTTTTGTATGGAGAAAAAGAAGTCTTCGACCGGATTGAGACAGCTGGAAGCACCGCCTGTCAAGCCTCCGATGATCCGGTTGTCGCTATCAAAAAGGGGAGAACCGGACGAGCCTCCGGCTGTACATCCTGTCGCCCAACGGGCTACCTTCCAGTGTGAATTTTCATTGAAGTCGGTAACCTGTATTTTATAGGTCGTCAGCTCTACGTTTCCTTCGGCGAGGTTAAGCCTCTTGAGCGATCCACCCGGATGGTGGATACACGTATAAGGAGCTGTCCCCGCATCCAGAGCGTTCCAGCCGGCATAATAGGCTCGGTAATCGGCGGGTGGTGTGTCCTGCAATTCCAGTAATGCCATATCCGTTGATTCATTCACAGCCCGGAAATGGGCCGAAGCGATTGTCTGGTCAGTACGTCCAGGTTCAACCGGACTGCATTGGGGGCTGTTGTAATTGAAGTAACAGACAATATTGCCTGCCACCTCTTCATAATCTGGGTTTTTGATCTGGAACTGGTTATTCAAGCAATGCGAGGCTGTAAGGAGGTAAGGTTTTCCGTCGTTAGCCGTGTTGTTGACAAGCGTTCCCGTGCAACCGGTCGTCCCGTTGATAATCATCAGGACTACGCTGCGTTCGATAGCGTCGTAACGGGTTGTCGAATCCTGGTAGCAGGCGATGACCGGCATACATCTGAAAGCCGCAAAGTCGGGCTGCGGTTCCGAGAGTCTGAGGTTTCGATAGCCGTGGTTCACCTCGCCGACCGCGAGTTTTCCAGAGAAAGCGGTTTTCGCCGGTTCTTGGTATTCGATGATCAACTCGTCTCCCTGGATCGAGGCCACGGGCAGAATACCACGTTCCGAATTGTTCAGGTGGTTGAACGAGCCCAAGACTTCCGATTGGTCGCTATTGTACAGGAATACGCGTGCGCCTTCGGGCAGATGGTATTTACTGAACATTATATTGAGGGAGAGCGCACCTTCGGAACGTATCCCGAGTCGCCAGACCTTTGTCCCGTCGGACAGGGTGAAATGGACTCCGGAATTCTCCGGCGTATAGTCTGTCACGAACTTATAGGCAAAGCGGAATCCATTCCGTAGGCCGGTTGCTTCTAGCGAATCGAGCCGGAGCTGTTCCGCCAGGTCGAATGGGGGCATTGTAATAAACATATCCTCTGTCAGGCTTTTGGTGGCCGTGAGAGGGAGTGGCTGTCCTCCGTGACTGATCTGTGCCTTGACGGAAACACCGAGAAACAGGCATAATCCGAAATATATTATAATAATAAGATGCTTTGCCATAATAGCGACAAATATACGATTTTAGGAAAATAATCAGCTATTTCAGATTCATTTTAAAATTGCTCCTGATATTTGTCCTGTCAAAAGATTAGACAGATAAAAAGTAGAACTATAAAAGATGAATGAAATGAAGAAAATTTTAGCACTGTTAGTTTGCCTGCTTACCATAAGTACGGGCGTTCGCGCGGACGATGACCGTCCGGTTCGTTTCGACCAGCTGCCCGCTAAGGCACAGGCATATGTAAAGAAATATTTCCCACAGGAAAAGGTGGCGCTGGCAAAGATGGAAAAGGATTTTTTCGACAAGAAGTATGAAGTGATTTTTGCCAACAGCAGCAAAGTGGAGTTCTTTAAGGACGGAACTTGGAAAGAAGTGGATTGCAAGTATTCCACTGTTCCCGAAGCTGTCATTCCCGAAGCCATCCTACGCTATGTAAAGGCTACTTATCCCGATCATAAGGTCGTTAAGATCGAAAAGGAAGACCGG from Parabacteroides merdae ATCC 43184 includes the following:
- a CDS encoding trypsin-like peptidase domain-containing protein codes for the protein MAKHLIIIIYFGLCLFLGVSVKAQISHGGQPLPLTATKSLTEDMFITMPPFDLAEQLRLDSLEATGLRNGFRFAYKFVTDYTPENSGVHFTLSDGTKVWRLGIRSEGALSLNIMFSKYHLPEGARVFLYNSDQSEVLGSFNHLNNSERGILPVASIQGDELIIEYQEPAKTAFSGKLAVGEVNHGYRNLRLSEPQPDFAAFRCMPVIACYQDSTTRYDAIERSVVLMIINGTTGCTGTLVNNTANDGKPYLLTASHCLNNQFQIKNPDYEEVAGNIVCYFNYNSPQCSPVEPGRTDQTIASAHFRAVNESTDMALLELQDTPPADYRAYYAGWNALDAGTAPYTCIHHPGGSLKRLNLAEGNVELTTYKIQVTDFNENSHWKVARWATGCTAGGSSGSPLFDSDNRIIGGLTGGASSCLNPVEDFFFSIQKSWSEPADSSKQLKYWLDPIGVTARSCNGMDPNEGSGTANEHIEAATDVSLSVDRYRHTIHIDFAVPVSRASLTFVSLTGKAIRNYSITGQQTTLPIGSIPAGIYIVKIVYNNKLYTQKALF
- a CDS encoding PepSY-like domain-containing protein, which produces MKKILALLVCLLTISTGVRADDDRPVRFDQLPAKAQAYVKKYFPQEKVALAKMEKDFFDKKYEVIFANSSKVEFFKDGTWKEVDCKYSTVPEAVIPEAILRYVKATYPDHKVVKIEKEDRGYEAKLANGMKLEFDNKFNLIDIDN